From Alosa sapidissima isolate fAloSap1 chromosome 7, fAloSap1.pri, whole genome shotgun sequence, the proteins below share one genomic window:
- the hcfc1b gene encoding host cell factor 1b isoform X3, which yields MSSGTTSGTSGTVLQPRWKRVLGWSGPVPRPRHGHRAVAIKELMVVFGGGNEGIVDELHVYNTATNQWFIPAVRGEIPPGCAAYGFVCDGTRLLVFGGMVEYGKYSNDLYELQASRWEWKRLKPKAPKNGPPPCPRLGHSFSLVGNKCYLFGGLANDSEDPKNNIPRYLNDLYTLELRPGSNVVGWDIPITYGVLPPPRESHTAVVYTEKTSKKSRLVIYGGMSGCRLGDLWTLDIDTLTWNKPNISGTAPLPRSLHSATTITNKMFVFGGWVPLVMDDVKVATHEKEWKCTNTLACLNLDSMSWETILMDTLEDNIPRARAGHCSVAINSRLYVWSGRDGYRKAWNNQVCCKDLWYLETEKPAPPARVQLVRANTNSLEVSWGAVSTADTYLLQLQKYDIPAASTAATSPALSVTPSLPGNSPKSPIPAAAAPSSQTMPGITLVPQVSSPTTTMPGSPLAAASPRGPAILKVAAPHSTTGTSIVTVRPAAQGGKSPVTVTSLPAGVRMVVPAQSTQGTKPIGTSPQMSGMAALAAAAAATQKIPPSSTVLNMPAGTIVKTMAMTPGSTTLPATVKVASPVMVSNPATRMLKTAAAQVGTSAISTSNTGTRPIITVHKSGTVTVAQQAQVVTTMVGGVTKTITLVKSPLTMGGGGTLLSSLGKVVSVVQTKPVQTSAVTGQAGSNPLTQIIQTKGPLPAGTILKLVTSADGKPTTIITTQAGSTGSKPTILNISGMSPTTTSKPGTTIIKTIPMSAIQGGATGVTSSPGMKSPITIYTTKMVTPGTGTPGKIITAVPKLAAGAGQQGVTQVVLKGAPGQPGTILRTVPMGAGVRLVTPVSVSAVKPTVTTLVVKGTTGVTTLGTVTGTVSTSLAGGGVASANASLVTPATTLGAIATLSSQVISPSSITVSPAQTSLTSASMQPTQVTLITTPSGAEAQPVQDLPVSILASPTSEQPSTTGAETSEASSGNVTLVCSNPPCETHETGTTNTTTTASSNIGVERVCSNPPCETHETGTTNTATTASANIGVQRVCSNPPCETHETGTTNTTTTSSSNMGQAQGGNTSSTNSTGTQQVCSNPPCETHETGTTNTPTQSFSSMGPPQNGAVQQVCSNPPCETHETGTTNTPSTATSNIAGSVQRVCSNPPCETHETGTTNTTTTATSSLETGEDAAQQSGEVTPGEGSSSTAASSVSSSSTVSSSSSSAADSTSVTTQSRAITTVTQSTPTPGPSVPEISSMTTSSGQEMSQEPMDQSGSEAVTSTDEPMQTDLGEEAGVRVVALDEASSAGASAMLQVHVAMEAQPGQGEQGAEGAAEAEAVGMAAQDTGALALPQELMSEGQPTTLMVTGLTPEELAVTAAAEAAAQAAATEEAQALAIQAVLQAAQQAVLNEGDQAQDGQQPTTIPIVLTQQELAALVQQQQLQEAQAQAQAAAAAAAQQLSTEQAAAAAAASLPTEGLAPADSLNDPASESNGHEMATSVTGAVAQLLPSTSAETLAPSSTFAPSQPMVVASPAKMQAAAALAEVANGIESSAGKQETPPTVAKAPVKKENQWFDVGIVKVTNMVVTHYYMPTDDSAVTDDDSGTIPDYSQMKKVELQPGTAYKFRVAGINNCGRGTFSEVSAFKTCLPGFPGAPCAIKISKSPDGAHLTWEPPSVTSGKIIEYSVYLAIQSSQTTEPKASAPAQLAFMRVYCGASPSCLVQSSSLSNAHIDYTTKPAIIFRIAARNEKGYGPATQVRWLQETSKDGSAAKPAMKRPVGSPDMKTAGLKKARSDQ from the exons ATGTCTTCTGGCACCACGTCTGGGACATCTGGCACGGTTCTACAGCCTCGATGGAAGCGGGTGTTGGGTTGGTCTGGCCCAGTGCCTCGGCCTCGCCATGGCCATCGAGCTGTTGCAATCAAGGAATTAATGGTGGTATTCGGTGGAGGCAATGAAGGGATTGTGGATGAATTGCACGTATACAACACAG CTACAAACCAGTGGTTCATCCCTGCTGTCCGTGGTGAAATCCCCCCTGGATGTGCAGCATATGGATTTGTCTGCGATGGCACCAGGCTGCTTGTTTTTGGTGGAATGGTGGAATATGGGAAATACAGCAATGATCTTTATGAACTGCAG GCAAGTAGATGGGAGTGGAAGCGACTCAAACCAAAAGCACCCAAGAATGGGCCACCTCCATGTCCCAGACTGGGGCACAGTTTTTCTCTTGTTGGAAACAAATGCTATTTGTTTGGAGGACTTGCAAATGACAGTGAAGACCCCAAAAACAATATTCCCAG ATACCTGAATGACCTGTATACTCTGGAGTTGCGGCCAGGTTCTAATGTGGTTGGCTGGGACATTCCCATCACATATGGGGTATTGCCTCCACCACGTGAGAGCCATACAGCTGTGGTCTACACAGAAAAGACCTCAAAGAAGTCTCGCCTGGTTATATATGGCGGCATGAGTGGTTGCCGCCTAGGAGACCTGTGGACCCTTGACATAG ATACACTTACTTGGAACAAGCCAAACATCAGTGGAACAGCCCCTTTGCCCCGCAGTCTCCATTCTGCCACCACCATTACCAATAA GATGTTTGTTTTTGGAGGATGGGTTCCCTTGGTGATGGATGATGTGAAAGTAGCCACACATGAGAAGGAGTGGAAGTGCACCAACACACTGGCCTGTCTCAACCTGG acTCGATGTCCTGGGAGACCATTTTAATGGACACACTAGAGGACAACATACCCAGAGCCAGGGCTGGACATTGTTCTGTCGCCATCAACTCAAGGCTGTATGTCTGGAGTGGCCGAGACGGTTACCGTAAGGCCTGGAACAACCAGGTGTGCTGCAAAGACCTCTGGTACCTGGAGACTG AGAAACCCGCGCCCCCAGCCCGAGTGCAGCTGGTGCGTGCCAACACCAACTCCCTGGAGGTGAGCTGGGGTGCCGTGTCCACTGCCGACACCTACCTGCTGCAGCTGCAGAAGTACGACATCCCCGCAGCCAGCACCGCCGCCACCTCCCCGGCCCTCAGTGTCACCCCATCACTGCCAGGCAACTCCCCCAAGAGCCCAATACCCGCTGCAGCTGCCCCCTCCTCCCAGACTATGCCTGGCATCACACTGGTGCCACAGGTGTCCTCACCCACTACCACCATGCCAGGGAGCCCTCTGGCAGCAGCGTCTCCGCGTGGTCCAG CCATTCTGAAAGTTGCTGCCCCTCATTCGACCACAGGAACTTCCATCGTTACTGTGCGACCGGCCGCTCAAGGAGGGAAGTCCCCAGTCACTGTTACATCACTTCCTGCTGGTGTGCGCATGGTGGTTCCTGCACAGAGCACCCAAGGAACA AAGCCCATTGGCACCAGCCCACAGATGAGTGGCATGGCAGCCCTGGCAGCCGCCGCCGCTGCCACCCAGAAGATTCCGCCCTCCTCCACGGTGCTCAACATGCCCGCAGGCACCATTGTTAAGACGATGGCCATGACACCAGGCTCCACCACTCTTCCTGCCACAGTCAAAGTAGCATCGCCGGTCATG GTGAGCAACCCGGCCACCCGAATGCTGAAAACAGCTGCCGCCCAGGTGGGCACGTCTGCCATCTCCACCTCCAACACGGGCACCCGACCCATCATCACTGTGCACAAGTCCGGCACAGTCACTGTGGCCCAGCAGGCCCAGGTGGTCACCACCATGGTCGGGGGAGTCACTAAGACCATTACCCTGGTGAAAAGCCCCCTCACTATGGGAGGAGGTGGCACACTG CTCTCCAGCCTGGGAAAGGTGGTTTCAGTGGTGCAGACCAAGCCTGTGCAGACTTCAGCAGTAACAGGCCAGGCAGGCTCCAATCCCCTCACCCAGATTATTCAG ACAAAGGGTCCTCTCCCTGCTGGCACCATCTTGAAGCTAGTGACCTCTGCCGATGGCAAGCCCACCACTATCATCACCACCCAGGCAGGAAGCACAGGCAGTAAGCCCACCATCCTCAACATCAGTGGCATGTCCCCAACCACCACCTCCAAGCCTGGCACCACGATCATCAAGACCATCCCTATGTCGGCCATCCAGGGCGGAGCTACAG GGGTGACGAGCAGCCCAGGGATGAAATCCCCCATCACTATCTACACCACCAAGATGGTGACCCCTGGAACAGGCACTCCTGGCAAGATCATCACTGCTGTGCCCAAACTGGCAGCGGGCGCAGGGCAACAAGGGGTCACCCAG GTTGTTCTTAAAGGGGCACCTGGACAGCCCGGCACCATTTTGCGCACTGTGCCCATGGGTGCTGGAGTTCGCTTGGTCACCCCTGTGTCAGTTTCTGCTGTCAAACCAACTGTTACCACCCTTGTTGTGAAGGGAACCACAG GTGTGACTACTCTTGGCACAGTTACTGGCACTGTGTCGACAAGCCTCGCTGGCGGAGGTGTTGCAAGCGCCAATGCTTCCCTGGTGACGCCTGCCACCACTCTTGGCGCCATAGCAACCCTGTCCAGCCAAGTGATCAGTCCTTCCTCCATTACTGTGTCGCCAGCACAGACCAGCCTGACCTCTGCCTCCATGCAG CCCACTCAGGTAACTCTGATCACCACGCCTAGTGGGGCAGAGGCGCAGCCCGTGCAAGACCTGCCCGTCTCCATCCTGGCCTCCCCCACTTCGGAGCAGCCCTCCACCACCGGCGCCGAGACTAGCGAAGCCTCCTCGGGTAACGTCACTCTGGTCTGCTCCAACCCGCCCTGTGAGACCCACGAGACAGGCACCACTaataccaccaccacagccagctCCAACATCGGAGTGGAGCGCGTGTGTTCGAACCCGCCGTGCGAAACCCACGAGACTGGCACGACCAACACCGCCACCACCGCTTCGGCCAACATCGGCGTCCAAAGGGTGTGCTCCAACCCACCCTGCGAGACCCACGAAACcggcaccaccaacaccaccaccacgtcCAGTTCCAACATGGGCCAGGCACAGGGGGGCAACACCAGCTCTACAAACAGCACAGGCACTCAGCAAGTGTGCTCCAACCCGCCTTGCGAGACCCACGAAACGGGAACCACCAACACGCCCACTCAGTCCTTCTCCAGTATGGGTCCCCCACAGAATGGCGCGGTCCAGCAAGTCTGTTCAAACCCGCCTTGCGAGACGCACGAGACGGGCACCACCAACACGCCGTCAACGGCCACCTCCAACATCGCTGGCTCTGTGCAGAGAGTGTGCTCCAACCCGCCGTGTGAAACGCATGAAACGGGAACTACCAACACCACCACAACAGCCACCAGCAGCTTAGAGACGGGAGAGGATGCAG CCCAGCAGAGCGGAGAGGTGACTCCGGGCGAAGGCAGTTCCAGCACTGCTGCCTCctccgtctcctcctcctccaccgtctcctcctcctcctcctcagcagcCGATTCCACCAGTGTCACCACCCAGAGCAGAGCCATCACCACAGTGACACAATCCACACCCACACCAGGCCCGTCTGTCCCA GAGATCTCTTCCATGACCACCTCATCAGGGCAAGAGATGAGCCAGGAGCCCATGGACCAGTCGGGGTCTGAGGCAGTCACTTCCACAGACGAGCCCATGCAGACGGACCTCGGAGAGGAAGCAGGCGTCCGAGTAGTGGCCCTGGACGAGGCCAGTTCAGCCGGTGCCAGTGCCATGCTGCAAGTCCATGTGGCAATGGAAGCCCAGCCTGGACAGGGAGAACAG GGAGCAGAGGGTGCAGCCGAAGCAGAAGCCGTTGGCATGGCAGCCCAGGACACAGGTGCTCTGGCGTTGCCCCAGGAGCTGATGTCTGAGGGCCAGCCCACCACTCTGATGGTGACCGGCTTGACACCAGAGGAACTGGCAGTGACTGCAGCAGCGGAGGCTGCCGCTCAGGCTGCAGCCACCGAAGAGGCCCAAGCCCTAGCCATCCAGGCAGTGCTGCAGGCTGCCCAGCAGGCCGTGCTCA ATGAAGGTGACCAGGCCCAGGATGGCCAGCAGCCCACCACCATCCCCATCGTCCTGACGCAGCAGGAGCTGGCCGCCctggtgcagcagcagcagctccaggaggctcaggcccaggcccaggctGCCGCAGCCGCCGCTGCCCAGCAGCTCAGcacagagcag gctgcagcagcagcagccgcatcCCTCCCCACAGAAGGCCTGGCCCCCGCCGACAGTCTCAATGACCCAGCCTCCGAGAGCAATGGGCACGAGATGGCCACCTCAGTCACAGGCGCTGTGGCCCAGCTGCTTCCAAGCACCTCAGCCGAGA CTCTTGCTCCCTCGAGTACTTTTGCTCCATCCCAGCCAATGGTGGTGGCGAGCCCTGCCAAGATGCAGGCAGCTGCTGCCCTCGCTGAGGTGGCCAACGGCATCGAGTCTTCAGCAGGG AAACAAGAAACTCCACCGACAGTAGCCAAAGCCCCAGTCAAAAAGGAAAATCAGTGGTTTGATGTGGGAATCGTGAAGGTGACTAATATGGTCGTCACACACTACTACATGCCAACAGATGACTCCGCTGTCACAGAT GATGACTCTGGGACCATTCCTGACTACAGCCAAATGAagaaggttgagctgcagcctGGCACGGCTTACAAGTTTCGTGTGGCTGGCATCAACAACTGCGGCAGAGGCACGTTCTCTGAGGTGTCTGCCTTTAAAACCTGCCTGCCTGGCTTCCCTGGAGCACCCTGTGCCATCAAAATCAGCAAG AGCCCAGATGGCGCACACCTGACGTGGGAGCCTCCGTCAGTGACCTCAGGGAAGATCATCGAGTACTCTGTGTACTTGGCCATCCAGAGTTCGCAGACCACCGAGCCTAAGGCCTCGGCACCAGCCCAGCTGGCCTTCATGCGGGTGTACTGTGGGGCAAGTCCCTCCTGCCTGGTGCAGTCCTCCAGCCTGTCCAACGCACACATTGACTACACCACAAAGCCCGCCATCATCTTCCGCATTGCTGCGCGCAACGAGAAAGGCTATGGCCCAGCAACGCAAGTCCGATGGCTGCAAG AAACCAGCAAAGATGGATCTGCTGCAAAACCTGCCATGAAAAGACCAGTTGGCTCACCTGACAT GAAAACTGCTGGTCTGAAGAAAGCCAGATCAGATCAGTGA
- the hcfc1b gene encoding host cell factor 1b isoform X1 — protein sequence MSSGTTSGTSGTVLQPRWKRVLGWSGPVPRPRHGHRAVAIKELMVVFGGGNEGIVDELHVYNTATNQWFIPAVRGEIPPGCAAYGFVCDGTRLLVFGGMVEYGKYSNDLYELQASRWEWKRLKPKAPKNGPPPCPRLGHSFSLVGNKCYLFGGLANDSEDPKNNIPRYLNDLYTLELRPGSNVVGWDIPITYGVLPPPRESHTAVVYTEKTSKKSRLVIYGGMSGCRLGDLWTLDIDTLTWNKPNISGTAPLPRSLHSATTITNKMFVFGGWVPLVMDDVKVATHEKEWKCTNTLACLNLDSMSWETILMDTLEDNIPRARAGHCSVAINSRLYVWSGRDGYRKAWNNQVCCKDLWYLETEKPAPPARVQLVRANTNSLEVSWGAVSTADTYLLQLQKYDIPAASTAATSPALSVTPSLPGNSPKSPIPAAAAPSSQTMPGITLVPQVSSPTTTMPGSPLAAASPRGPAILKVAAPHSTTGTSIVTVRPAAQGGKSPVTVTSLPAGVRMVVPAQSTQGTKPIGTSPQMSGMAALAAAAAATQKIPPSSTVLNMPAGTIVKTMAMTPGSTTLPATVKVASPVMVSNPATRMLKTAAAQVGTSAISTSNTGTRPIITVHKSGTVTVAQQAQVVTTMVGGVTKTITLVKSPLTMGGGGTLLSSLGKVVSVVQTKPVQTSAVTGQAGSNPLTQIIQTKGPLPAGTILKLVTSADGKPTTIITTQAGSTGSKPTILNISGMSPTTTSKPGTTIIKTIPMSAIQGGATALSRISAGVTSSPGMKSPITIYTTKMVTPGTGTPGKIITAVPKLAAGAGQQGVTQVVLKGAPGQPGTILRTVPMGAGVRLVTPVSVSAVKPTVTTLVVKGTTGVTTLGTVTGTVSTSLAGGGVASANASLVTPATTLGAIATLSSQVISPSSITVSPAQTSLTSASMQPTQVTLITTPSGAEAQPVQDLPVSILASPTSEQPSTTGAETSEASSGNVTLVCSNPPCETHETGTTNTTTTASSNIGVERVCSNPPCETHETGTTNTATTASANIGVQRVCSNPPCETHETGTTNTTTTSSSNMGQAQGGNTSSTNSTGTQQVCSNPPCETHETGTTNTPTQSFSSMGPPQNGAVQQVCSNPPCETHETGTTNTPSTATSNIAGSVQRVCSNPPCETHETGTTNTTTTATSSLETGEDAAQQSGEVTPGEGSSSTAASSVSSSSTVSSSSSSAADSTSVTTQSRAITTVTQSTPTPGPSVPEISSMTTSSGQEMSQEPMDQSGSEAVTSTDEPMQTDLGEEAGVRVVALDEASSAGASAMLQVHVAMEAQPGQGEQGAEGAAEAEAVGMAAQDTGALALPQELMSEGQPTTLMVTGLTPEELAVTAAAEAAAQAAATEEAQALAIQAVLQAAQQAVLNEGDQAQDGQQPTTIPIVLTQQELAALVQQQQLQEAQAQAQAAAAAAAQQLSTEQAAAAAAASLPTEGLAPADSLNDPASESNGHEMATSVTGAVAQLLPSTSAETLAPSSTFAPSQPMVVASPAKMQAAAALAEVANGIESSAGKQETPPTVAKAPVKKENQWFDVGIVKVTNMVVTHYYMPTDDSAVTDDDSGTIPDYSQMKKVELQPGTAYKFRVAGINNCGRGTFSEVSAFKTCLPGFPGAPCAIKISKSPDGAHLTWEPPSVTSGKIIEYSVYLAIQSSQTTEPKASAPAQLAFMRVYCGASPSCLVQSSSLSNAHIDYTTKPAIIFRIAARNEKGYGPATQVRWLQETSKDGSAAKPAMKRPVGSPDMKTAGLKKARSDQ from the exons ATGTCTTCTGGCACCACGTCTGGGACATCTGGCACGGTTCTACAGCCTCGATGGAAGCGGGTGTTGGGTTGGTCTGGCCCAGTGCCTCGGCCTCGCCATGGCCATCGAGCTGTTGCAATCAAGGAATTAATGGTGGTATTCGGTGGAGGCAATGAAGGGATTGTGGATGAATTGCACGTATACAACACAG CTACAAACCAGTGGTTCATCCCTGCTGTCCGTGGTGAAATCCCCCCTGGATGTGCAGCATATGGATTTGTCTGCGATGGCACCAGGCTGCTTGTTTTTGGTGGAATGGTGGAATATGGGAAATACAGCAATGATCTTTATGAACTGCAG GCAAGTAGATGGGAGTGGAAGCGACTCAAACCAAAAGCACCCAAGAATGGGCCACCTCCATGTCCCAGACTGGGGCACAGTTTTTCTCTTGTTGGAAACAAATGCTATTTGTTTGGAGGACTTGCAAATGACAGTGAAGACCCCAAAAACAATATTCCCAG ATACCTGAATGACCTGTATACTCTGGAGTTGCGGCCAGGTTCTAATGTGGTTGGCTGGGACATTCCCATCACATATGGGGTATTGCCTCCACCACGTGAGAGCCATACAGCTGTGGTCTACACAGAAAAGACCTCAAAGAAGTCTCGCCTGGTTATATATGGCGGCATGAGTGGTTGCCGCCTAGGAGACCTGTGGACCCTTGACATAG ATACACTTACTTGGAACAAGCCAAACATCAGTGGAACAGCCCCTTTGCCCCGCAGTCTCCATTCTGCCACCACCATTACCAATAA GATGTTTGTTTTTGGAGGATGGGTTCCCTTGGTGATGGATGATGTGAAAGTAGCCACACATGAGAAGGAGTGGAAGTGCACCAACACACTGGCCTGTCTCAACCTGG acTCGATGTCCTGGGAGACCATTTTAATGGACACACTAGAGGACAACATACCCAGAGCCAGGGCTGGACATTGTTCTGTCGCCATCAACTCAAGGCTGTATGTCTGGAGTGGCCGAGACGGTTACCGTAAGGCCTGGAACAACCAGGTGTGCTGCAAAGACCTCTGGTACCTGGAGACTG AGAAACCCGCGCCCCCAGCCCGAGTGCAGCTGGTGCGTGCCAACACCAACTCCCTGGAGGTGAGCTGGGGTGCCGTGTCCACTGCCGACACCTACCTGCTGCAGCTGCAGAAGTACGACATCCCCGCAGCCAGCACCGCCGCCACCTCCCCGGCCCTCAGTGTCACCCCATCACTGCCAGGCAACTCCCCCAAGAGCCCAATACCCGCTGCAGCTGCCCCCTCCTCCCAGACTATGCCTGGCATCACACTGGTGCCACAGGTGTCCTCACCCACTACCACCATGCCAGGGAGCCCTCTGGCAGCAGCGTCTCCGCGTGGTCCAG CCATTCTGAAAGTTGCTGCCCCTCATTCGACCACAGGAACTTCCATCGTTACTGTGCGACCGGCCGCTCAAGGAGGGAAGTCCCCAGTCACTGTTACATCACTTCCTGCTGGTGTGCGCATGGTGGTTCCTGCACAGAGCACCCAAGGAACA AAGCCCATTGGCACCAGCCCACAGATGAGTGGCATGGCAGCCCTGGCAGCCGCCGCCGCTGCCACCCAGAAGATTCCGCCCTCCTCCACGGTGCTCAACATGCCCGCAGGCACCATTGTTAAGACGATGGCCATGACACCAGGCTCCACCACTCTTCCTGCCACAGTCAAAGTAGCATCGCCGGTCATG GTGAGCAACCCGGCCACCCGAATGCTGAAAACAGCTGCCGCCCAGGTGGGCACGTCTGCCATCTCCACCTCCAACACGGGCACCCGACCCATCATCACTGTGCACAAGTCCGGCACAGTCACTGTGGCCCAGCAGGCCCAGGTGGTCACCACCATGGTCGGGGGAGTCACTAAGACCATTACCCTGGTGAAAAGCCCCCTCACTATGGGAGGAGGTGGCACACTG CTCTCCAGCCTGGGAAAGGTGGTTTCAGTGGTGCAGACCAAGCCTGTGCAGACTTCAGCAGTAACAGGCCAGGCAGGCTCCAATCCCCTCACCCAGATTATTCAG ACAAAGGGTCCTCTCCCTGCTGGCACCATCTTGAAGCTAGTGACCTCTGCCGATGGCAAGCCCACCACTATCATCACCACCCAGGCAGGAAGCACAGGCAGTAAGCCCACCATCCTCAACATCAGTGGCATGTCCCCAACCACCACCTCCAAGCCTGGCACCACGATCATCAAGACCATCCCTATGTCGGCCATCCAGGGCGGAGCTACAG CTCTGTCTCGCATTTCTGCAGGGGTGACGAGCAGCCCAGGGATGAAATCCCCCATCACTATCTACACCACCAAGATGGTGACCCCTGGAACAGGCACTCCTGGCAAGATCATCACTGCTGTGCCCAAACTGGCAGCGGGCGCAGGGCAACAAGGGGTCACCCAG GTTGTTCTTAAAGGGGCACCTGGACAGCCCGGCACCATTTTGCGCACTGTGCCCATGGGTGCTGGAGTTCGCTTGGTCACCCCTGTGTCAGTTTCTGCTGTCAAACCAACTGTTACCACCCTTGTTGTGAAGGGAACCACAG GTGTGACTACTCTTGGCACAGTTACTGGCACTGTGTCGACAAGCCTCGCTGGCGGAGGTGTTGCAAGCGCCAATGCTTCCCTGGTGACGCCTGCCACCACTCTTGGCGCCATAGCAACCCTGTCCAGCCAAGTGATCAGTCCTTCCTCCATTACTGTGTCGCCAGCACAGACCAGCCTGACCTCTGCCTCCATGCAG CCCACTCAGGTAACTCTGATCACCACGCCTAGTGGGGCAGAGGCGCAGCCCGTGCAAGACCTGCCCGTCTCCATCCTGGCCTCCCCCACTTCGGAGCAGCCCTCCACCACCGGCGCCGAGACTAGCGAAGCCTCCTCGGGTAACGTCACTCTGGTCTGCTCCAACCCGCCCTGTGAGACCCACGAGACAGGCACCACTaataccaccaccacagccagctCCAACATCGGAGTGGAGCGCGTGTGTTCGAACCCGCCGTGCGAAACCCACGAGACTGGCACGACCAACACCGCCACCACCGCTTCGGCCAACATCGGCGTCCAAAGGGTGTGCTCCAACCCACCCTGCGAGACCCACGAAACcggcaccaccaacaccaccaccacgtcCAGTTCCAACATGGGCCAGGCACAGGGGGGCAACACCAGCTCTACAAACAGCACAGGCACTCAGCAAGTGTGCTCCAACCCGCCTTGCGAGACCCACGAAACGGGAACCACCAACACGCCCACTCAGTCCTTCTCCAGTATGGGTCCCCCACAGAATGGCGCGGTCCAGCAAGTCTGTTCAAACCCGCCTTGCGAGACGCACGAGACGGGCACCACCAACACGCCGTCAACGGCCACCTCCAACATCGCTGGCTCTGTGCAGAGAGTGTGCTCCAACCCGCCGTGTGAAACGCATGAAACGGGAACTACCAACACCACCACAACAGCCACCAGCAGCTTAGAGACGGGAGAGGATGCAG CCCAGCAGAGCGGAGAGGTGACTCCGGGCGAAGGCAGTTCCAGCACTGCTGCCTCctccgtctcctcctcctccaccgtctcctcctcctcctcctcagcagcCGATTCCACCAGTGTCACCACCCAGAGCAGAGCCATCACCACAGTGACACAATCCACACCCACACCAGGCCCGTCTGTCCCA GAGATCTCTTCCATGACCACCTCATCAGGGCAAGAGATGAGCCAGGAGCCCATGGACCAGTCGGGGTCTGAGGCAGTCACTTCCACAGACGAGCCCATGCAGACGGACCTCGGAGAGGAAGCAGGCGTCCGAGTAGTGGCCCTGGACGAGGCCAGTTCAGCCGGTGCCAGTGCCATGCTGCAAGTCCATGTGGCAATGGAAGCCCAGCCTGGACAGGGAGAACAG GGAGCAGAGGGTGCAGCCGAAGCAGAAGCCGTTGGCATGGCAGCCCAGGACACAGGTGCTCTGGCGTTGCCCCAGGAGCTGATGTCTGAGGGCCAGCCCACCACTCTGATGGTGACCGGCTTGACACCAGAGGAACTGGCAGTGACTGCAGCAGCGGAGGCTGCCGCTCAGGCTGCAGCCACCGAAGAGGCCCAAGCCCTAGCCATCCAGGCAGTGCTGCAGGCTGCCCAGCAGGCCGTGCTCA ATGAAGGTGACCAGGCCCAGGATGGCCAGCAGCCCACCACCATCCCCATCGTCCTGACGCAGCAGGAGCTGGCCGCCctggtgcagcagcagcagctccaggaggctcaggcccaggcccaggctGCCGCAGCCGCCGCTGCCCAGCAGCTCAGcacagagcag gctgcagcagcagcagccgcatcCCTCCCCACAGAAGGCCTGGCCCCCGCCGACAGTCTCAATGACCCAGCCTCCGAGAGCAATGGGCACGAGATGGCCACCTCAGTCACAGGCGCTGTGGCCCAGCTGCTTCCAAGCACCTCAGCCGAGA CTCTTGCTCCCTCGAGTACTTTTGCTCCATCCCAGCCAATGGTGGTGGCGAGCCCTGCCAAGATGCAGGCAGCTGCTGCCCTCGCTGAGGTGGCCAACGGCATCGAGTCTTCAGCAGGG AAACAAGAAACTCCACCGACAGTAGCCAAAGCCCCAGTCAAAAAGGAAAATCAGTGGTTTGATGTGGGAATCGTGAAGGTGACTAATATGGTCGTCACACACTACTACATGCCAACAGATGACTCCGCTGTCACAGAT GATGACTCTGGGACCATTCCTGACTACAGCCAAATGAagaaggttgagctgcagcctGGCACGGCTTACAAGTTTCGTGTGGCTGGCATCAACAACTGCGGCAGAGGCACGTTCTCTGAGGTGTCTGCCTTTAAAACCTGCCTGCCTGGCTTCCCTGGAGCACCCTGTGCCATCAAAATCAGCAAG AGCCCAGATGGCGCACACCTGACGTGGGAGCCTCCGTCAGTGACCTCAGGGAAGATCATCGAGTACTCTGTGTACTTGGCCATCCAGAGTTCGCAGACCACCGAGCCTAAGGCCTCGGCACCAGCCCAGCTGGCCTTCATGCGGGTGTACTGTGGGGCAAGTCCCTCCTGCCTGGTGCAGTCCTCCAGCCTGTCCAACGCACACATTGACTACACCACAAAGCCCGCCATCATCTTCCGCATTGCTGCGCGCAACGAGAAAGGCTATGGCCCAGCAACGCAAGTCCGATGGCTGCAAG AAACCAGCAAAGATGGATCTGCTGCAAAACCTGCCATGAAAAGACCAGTTGGCTCACCTGACAT GAAAACTGCTGGTCTGAAGAAAGCCAGATCAGATCAGTGA